The genomic segment GGACTGCTCTGTCTGTGATAGAAGTTTTGTCAGTTTTAATGCATTCATCAGCTGCATGGATATAGGCAAAAAAGCGTTCTTTGTTTTCATTTTGCAGAAAAGTAGCAAAATGGGGCAGTAAAATTTGTAAAAAATCGCTGTCATCTAAGATACGTAAGAAGGATGTAGCTGCTGCGGACTCCAGCATTTTAAAAAATTCTTCTAGTACCCTTGCAGGGGCGCTTTTAAATAACTCCTCTCTGCATTGGTAAAGGGCATGTGCTGTTTGTTTTTCCACCTGAAATCCAAAGCGTGCACGAAATTTTAAGAGGCGTAGCATGCGTACAGGATCTTGTTTAAAACGGATGTCTGGAGGGCCTATGGTACGTAAGAGGTGCTTGGATAGATCTTTGCATCCACCAACATAGTCGATAACAGAGTGCTCTTGAGGATCGTAAAATAATCCATTGATTGTAAAATCACGTCGAAGGACATCTTCTTCAGGAGTTCCCCAAACATTATCTCGTAAAATCAATTCCCCATCGCTTGTATCTCCTGAGCGAAAAGTAGAAACTTCGATAATTTTTTTCCCAAAGCGAAGATGAGCTAAGCGAAAGCGTCTTCCAATGAGAAGGCAATTAGTGAAGAGGCGCTTAATTTCTTCTGGTTTTGCACTTGTTACAATATCAAAGTCTTTGGGAGTAATTCCAAGGGCCAAATCACGAACGCTTCCGCCTACTAGATAGGCAATAAAGCCTGCTTGCTGAAGTTTTGCCATGACATACATGGCATCTTTATCAATTTTTTCTTGGCGGATGGGATGATTTTTTGCTGTATAAATATCTGGCTGCACGGAAAACAAATAACTCCTGATTATTTGAAGTAGTATGCCTTAAATAGAGTAGAATCTCAAGTTTTTGAGTTAAGGTAATCACTTTTTTTTGCTACTTCTTAAAAAAACGCGTGCGAAAGCTTCAAAATTGGTGTACCCTCTACTTTAAAAAATCTTAAGGATTACCGTGATGAAACATGAAAAAAAACCTTTAAAGTTATTTGGAACAGATGGAGTTAGAGGAGCTGCAAATCAATTTCCAATGACAGTAGAAATAGCCCTTGCTCTTGGACGTGCCGCGGGTAAAATTTTTAATCGTCACAATGGCAAACAGAAAGTTGTGATTGGTAAGGATACAAGACTCTCTTGTTACATGTTTGAAAATGCACTTATCGCAGGGCTTTGTTCTATGGGAGTGGATACATTGATGGTAGGACCCCTTCCAACGCCAGGCGTTGCTTTTATAACTAGGGCTTACAGGGCAGACGCTGGTATTGTTATTTCTGCATCGCATAATTCTTTTGGTGACAATGGGATTAAATTTTTTTCATCAGAAGGATTTAAACTGCCAGAAAAAGTTGAAGAAGAGATTGAAATGCTCATTGCATTGAATCAGTTTGAAGAGTTTTTGCCACCTAGCCATCTTGTTGGAAAAAATACAAAAATTATTGATGCGGACGGGCGTTATATAGAATTTGCCAAAGGGACGTTTCCAAAAAAATTATCATTAAAAAATTTAAAAATAGTTTTAGATTGTGCTCATGGGGCAGGATTTAGGGTCGCTCCCTTAATATTTCAAGAGTTAGATGCAAAAGTATATGTTTATGGTAATGCTCCCAATGGCTTGAATATTAATTCACACTGTGGATCTTTGCATCCAGAAGTTGTCCAAAAGGCAGTTATTGAACACACGGCAGACGTGGGTATTGCTCTTGATGGAGATGCTGATCGAGTGATCATGGTAGATGAAAATGCACAAATTGTAGATGGAGATACGCTACTTGGAATTTGCGCTTATGATTTTAAGAAAAGGGGACTTCTTCGTAATAATAAGGTCGTTGGCACGGTCATGTCTAATTACGGATTTTTAAAGAGCATGAAGGATCTTGGAATCGATGTAGTTTGCTCACAAGTAGGAGATCGTTTTGTTATCCAAGATATGATTCAGCATGATGCAAATCTTGGTGGTGAGCAAAGTGGGCATTTGATTTTTTTAGATTACAATACAACAGGTGATGGTCTTGTCTCTGCTTTGCAGGTTCTTCGCATTATGATTGAAACAGATTCGAAGCTCTCCGATTTAGCCATGATAGTTAAGCGCTATCCTCAAAGTTTAATTAGTGTTAAAGTAACCTCAAAGCCGCCTTTGGATAGTATGGAAGAGGTTGTTGAGGTGATTGCAAGAGTAAAGGCTCAACTTGGTGATGCAGGTAGAGTGCTTGTTCGTTATTCAGGTACAGAAAATGTTTGCAGGGTGATGGTAGAAGGGCAGAAACATAAGCTTGCGTTTGAGATGGCAAATGAGATTGCAAATGTAATCACTGCCAAGATTGGTTGACTTTAGGGCGCACTCGGAACAGAAAAGTCTGTAATATCGCAAGGAAAAATAGCTCTTTGAACGGTTAAAAAAATCATTAGCAGGTTGGGTAGGGAGTCGTTGAGCATACCATAAGATCTTTTTGCATGAATAGTTGCATCAGCACCAGATTTGAATAGAGAGTAAAGAAGAAGAGTAATAGCTGCAGTAGCGTCGCAAAGAATAGCAATAGGAGTTAAAGCTGATAGAGTAAGTTGCGCAATAAAATGAGAACAATATTTGACTCCAATAGGAAACCTTTCATCTTTTTGAAAGTACCAATTATTGCATGCATCTGATGAGTATTCTAATATTTTGATAACTGTTGTACTTTTTGACATGGTTTTTCTTCCATTATATATAAATATTCAAAATTTGAAACATAGTAACGTAATATTAAAATTTTGTAAAGAGCGGAATTTTTTCGAATATTTTTGTTAGAAAAAATTGGAAAATAGGGCATAATCCTTAAATTAGATTCTCTCGTTAACTAAATTATTTATGAGGAGTAACTATTATGGGACTAACTGAGCGAGATTATGTATTTGGCCAGGCTTCATCTCAAATGGCACTGAGTTCATTTACAACAAAGGTTTATGGTTGGATGACAGCAGGGCTTGCACTTACTGCAGCCGTTGCCTATTTCATCTATGCAAGTGAATTATATCAAACATTAATGCCCATGTGGTGGTTTTGGGGGATTGCAACTTTTGGTATAGCAATGGTAATTACAACGATGCTTCAAAAGCTTTCTGTTCCAGCACTTGCTCTTCTTTTCTTGGGCTACTCAGCTTTGGAAGGGGTGTTTTTTGGAACTTTACTGCCAGGATATGCTGCAGCGTTTGGTGGAGGTGTAATTTGGAGTGCTTTTGCAGTTGCTGCCATTGTATTTTTAATGGCCGCAGTTTATGGGGTATTTACAAAATCAGACTTAACGAAGATTGGAAGAATTCTATCTTTTGCAGTTGTTGGCCTTATTGCAGTTACCTTGCTTTATTTTATCTTGTCATTTTTCATTCAGCTTACGTGGATGAATTTATTGATTAGTTACATAGGCTTAATTGTATTTGTGGGCCTTACAGCATTTGATGCACAACAAATACGCATGATGAGTTATCAAGCAAGTGGTGATACAATACTTGTGCACAAGCTCTCCCTTGTTATGGCACTCAGGATGTATATTAATGTCATCATGGTGTTCTGGTATCTGTTGCAGATCTTTTCTTCTTCCAGAAGATAGTTTATCCAAAAAGTGCTGAAACAAATTCTTCTGCATTGAAGGGCTGCAAATCTTCCAGCCCTTCTCCAATACCTATCATTTTTACAGGTATACCCAGTTCTTTTTGGATGGCAATGACGATACCCCCTTTAGGAGTTCCATCTAGCTTGGTTAAGATAATTCCCGTGATGGGCGTATATTTGTGAAAGGTTCTTGCTTGGTCTAGCGCATTTTGACCAATGCTAGCATCTAATACAAGCAGGGTTTCATGAGGAGATTCTGGTAGTACCTTGGTGCAAACGCGCCTAATTTTTTGTAATTCTTGCATCAAGTCAGTTTTTACATGAAGTCTTCCTGCTGTATCGATAATGACAACATCACAGCTGCGTGCAATACCAGCTGTTATAGCATCAAAAACGACAGCGGAAGGATCGCTCTTGGGGGCACTTTTAACGATATCGATATGGAGTCTTTGGGCCCATAGTTCCAATTGCTGGACAGCAGCTGCTCTGAAAGTATCTCCTGCGGCAATAAGTACTTTTTTGCCTGCTAGCTGATAATGGTGAGCAAGTTTTGCAACAGATGTAGTTTTCCCACTTCCATTTACACCTACAACTAAGACAACGACAGGTCCATTATTAGTAGCCTCTTCCATGTCGGATGAATACTTTTTGAGCTCACAGGTTAGTTCTTCTTTTAAAATAGCTGTTATCTTTGTAGAATCAAGACCTTTATTAGCTTGAAGCTCACTTTTTACTTTAGCTATGAGTAAAGATGTTGTCGCAACTCCAAGGTCAGCTTCATATAAAAGGCGCTCTAGCTCATCGATGGTCCCTTCATGGATGCTTCCTTTAAAAAGCTCTTGGATTTTGTGTTGAAAGAGGGAGCTTGTCTTTCCAAACGCGCCTTTGACTTTTGAATAACTAGTTTTTATAAATTTGAACATGGTGCCGATTCTATCATGATATTATGATTAAAATAAATACTTTTTCCAAAATAGAACTGTATAAAATGTTAATGACTTAGAGGTGAAATCATAAAAGGACTAGAACTAGGCCATTCACCATGAATCATAAGGTAATCATTATCATAATAATAGGGCTCAAAAGTAGCCTTATGAGTCAATCGATCAGGAGAGAAATAGAAGTAAATCTCTTTAATTGCTATAGGTAAATGGTCAAGAATTAAATCAAGAGAAGGCATCTATGTTGGCTTTCAGCTTGAAATGGTTGCAAGCATAATTTTCAGGGAAGATCTCTAAAAATCGTTTTTTGAGCTTTCTTATGGAGGCTACCCTAGGTTATTATAACGCAGGCTTTCAGCCTGCAAATTACACGCTGATGGTACCTAGGGCGTGTGCCCTAGGCTTTTATAGATCAGGCTTTCAGCCTGAAGTGGTTTTAAGCATAATTTTCAGGGCATCGCCCTGTATTATAAAAGCCTAGGGCACACGCCTTAGGTTATTATAACTCAGGATTTTAGCCTGCAAATTACATGCTGATGGTACCTAGGGCGTGTGCCCTAGGCTTTTATAGATCAGACTTTCAGCCTGAAGTAGTTTTAAGCATAATTTTCAGGGCATCGCCCTGTATTATAAAAGCCTAGGGCACACGCCCTAGGTTATTCCAAAACATGATTTGCAGGCTGAAGGCCTGCGTTATAGTATCCTAGGGTATTCGCCATAGGAAGACGTTTCCAAGCATAAAAAAATGTGTAATAGCAAAGTAGAATTCTTGATTAATAACTCATGTCACGCAAAAACTTTAAAATAGGCCCTGACTTGAGCCAATTCTCTGGAAATTCGAGTTCTTTAGGCATTTTTCCTGTAGTAAAAAAGATAGATTGGATGTTTTCAAAACTTTTGATTAGGCCCATTTGTCAAATCCAAATAGTTTACTTAAAAAATAGTAAAATGTAAGTTACAGGTAACAGCATGCGGACATGGGCATGAGTTGCTAATTCTTGAACTTGTTTGCATATACACAAAGCTTTGGAAAATATGTATCTACACGAATATCAAGCAAAAGAGCTCTTAAGAAAATGGGGCATCTTCATCCCAGAGTTTGCTATTGCATCCAATAGCGATGAAGTTAAGAAGGCCCTTTTCGATCTCAAGTTGAGTGAAGCTGTCATAAAGGCTCAGGTACATGCAGGAGGTAGGGCAAAGGCTGGTGGTGTACAAATCGTGAAGGGAAAAGAGGCTATCATTCTTGCAGCTAAGGAAATGATAGGTCTTCGTATTGTCAATGAGCAGACAGGAAAGAATGGAAAAGTTGTTCATCAGGTGCTAATTACAGCTCCAGTAGTTGTTCAAAAGGAATATTATATTGCACTTTTGATCGATTTTAAGGTGGCAGAGCCCTATATTTTAGTTTCTAAGGAAGCTGGCATAGATGTAGAAGAAAAAATGCAAAAAGACCCAAATAGTTTTTTAAAGGTCTATTTTTCATTAGATGGAAAAGTTACAGCTTCTGATCTTGAAAAAATAGGCCTTTTTATGGGCTGGCAAGATGATTTGAGGGATATAGGTTGTCAATTTATAACACAATTGGCAGATGCTTTCATTTCGATGGATGCAACGCTTTTGGAAATTAATCCACTTGCCCTTACAGAGGAAAATAAGCTCATACCCTTAGATGTAAAGTTGTCCATTGATGATAACGCACTTTTTAGGCATGAAGAATTACAAGCTTTATACGATCCATCACAGTTTACCACTCGTGAAGTTTTGGCAAATATGCATAATTTTTCTTATGTGCCATTACAAGGTGATATTGGTTGCATGGTTAATGGTGCAGGCCTTGCTATGGCTACGATGGATATCATCGATTATTTTGGAGGATCTCCTGCCAATTTTTTGGATATTGGAGGCAGTGCTACAAAAGACAGAGTTGCAGAAGGGTTTAAAATTTTAATAAAAGATGCAAAAGTAAGGGCTATTCTTGTAAATATTTTTGGTGGGATTATGGACTGTATGGTTATTGCGGAAGGGATAATTCAAGCTTTAAAAGAACTCTATGTTGGTTTAGTTAAAAAACAGAAGAGCATTCCAATTATTGTAAGAATGGAGGGAACCAATCGCGATAAGGGATGTTATCTTCTTGCACAGTCTAAGTTTAATGTTACCATTGCAGATGGGTTAGAAGATGCAGCAAAGAAAGCCGTGATTGCAGCAGGGATACTTTAAAAAGTTATGTCAATTTTAGTAAATAAGCATACGCGTATTATCACACAAGGTATTAGCGGTAAAGCAGGATATTTTCATACGGAACAAAGTTTGAAATATGGCTCTAAGATAGTAGGTGGGGTTGTTCCTGGAAAAGGAGGGACTTTAATTTTAGATCTTCCTGTTTTTGATACGGTATTTGATGCAAAACGCGTGCTTGAATGTAATGCAAGCATGATTTTTGTGCCAGCTCCTTTCGCTGCAAAAGCTATTTTAGAAGCAGAGGAAGCGGGTATTGAATTAATTATATGCATTACAGAGGGTATTCCTATTAATGATATGCTCTTTGTTAAAAGAGTCATGAGCAAAAGTAAAACAAGCAAGTTAATAGGTCCAAATTCTCCGGGTATTATAACGCCAGGTGAATGTAGAATGGGTATTATGACAGGATATATTCATCAAAAAGGATCTGTGGGTATTGTTTCTCGCTCCGGCACGCTCAATTATGAAGCTGCGCTTCAAATAACACGGGCAGGCCTTGGTCAGTCAACGTGTGTAGGTATTGGTGGAGACCCTGTTGTAGGTGTAAATTTTGTAGATATTTTAAAGCTTTTTGAAAAGGATCCACAAACCAAAAGTATCTTGATGATAGGGGAAGTGGGGGGTACTTTGGAGGAAGAGGCTGCAGAGTGGATTAAAGGACATGCAACCAAGCCAATAGTAGCGTTCATTGCAGGAAGTATGGCGCCTACAGGTCATCGAATGGGACATGCTGGAGCTATTGTTCAAAGGGATTTGGGGTCTGCTAAGCAAAAAATAGACGCTCTTAGAAGAGCAGGTGTTGCAGTTACCTTAAATCCTGCAGCTATGGGACAAACACTTTTAAAAGTAGTTAAATGATGAATCTAAAAATTCCCTTAAGAATACATCCCTTTTTTTGGCTTTTTGCAGCTTTAATTGGTTTTCTTAATTCTAATGAGCCTATTCAAATTTTGGTGTGGGTTTTTATTATTTTTATTTCGGTCTTAATTCATGAATGTGGTCATGCTTTAACAGCTAAGTTATTTCAACAGTCTGTTCATATAGAGCTTTTTGCATTTGGAGGGATGACGTATAGGGAAGGGCGTAAATTAAAGCTTTGGGAAGAGTTTTTGGTAGTGCTTTGTGGCCCCTTGGCTGGTTTTTTGCTTTTTTTACTTGGATATTTTCTTTTACCCCATATTGGTGATAAACAAAGTCTTTTATTTTTTTCTGTCAACATTTTGACGATCATTAATTTTTTATGGACATGCCTTAATTTGATACCAGTACTACCTCTAGATGGAGGGCAACTTCTTAGAATTGTTTTGGAAAAAATCATTGGTTTTAAAGCAATTAAGATAACGCATTTAATTAGTCTTTTTTTAGCAACGGGACTTACTTTTTTGTTTTTAGTAGAGGGACAGATTTTTGTAGGTATTTTGTTTTTTATGCTAGCTTTTATGAGTTATAGATCTTTTAAGGACAGTAAATTAATGAGTGTGCAAGATCAAAATGCTGATTTACAGAGGCTATTTGAAGATGCTGAAAAAAAATTGCTTTTAGGCATGAAAAGAGAAGCTTTTGAGGATTTTCAAAAGGTTAGAAAACTTTCTAGTAGTGGGGTTATTTACAATATAGCAACAGAGACTTCTGCATTAATTCTTCTTGAAGAGTCAGCAAATGACCCTGAAAAAAAAGCTCTAGCTTATCAATGTCTTTGCTCTCTTCCCTCAGTGTCAGCAGAGGTTTTGCCACGTTTTCATGCGCTTGCTTTTGAATATGACAATTATCAAAAAACTGTAGAACTTGCAGAAGAAGCGTTTCAATTGCAGCCAACGGGTGATACAGCACTTATTACAGCAAAAGCTTATGCTGCATTAAAAATGTCAGAGCCGGCAGTTGGATGGCTTGAATGTGCTTTGAGCGAGGGTGTTGTGGATATTGATAAGATTTTAAAAAATAGCGAGTTTGATCTGATTAGAGATAATATAGAATTTAAACATTTTGTAGATAGTATACAAGGGGTATAATGGGCTGTCAGACAAGAGAGGGAGAAGTTTTTTATCAAGATGTTTGGGTGGATGGAAAGCCTATTTTTTATGGTGGTCGCGAATGTGAATTTCGCTATTTTGCAATTCGCAAATTTTTTAAAAAGTTTAAGCGCCCTGTAAAAGTGCTCGATATAGGAGCAAATATGGGTTATTTTTCTTTGCGCTTGGCAGAGGAGTTTCAAGGCTGTTTTGTGATGGTTGAGGGAGTAGAGCATATCGCTCAGGCCCTTCTCAAATTATGCAAATTGAATCGCAATGGAAAAGCCATTTTGCTTAAACGCAAGCTTGCACTTCATGATTTAAAAATGCTTGCAGAAGTAGAACACTTTGATGTTGTGCTAGGCCTGAGTATTATTCATCATTTTGAAGAGCCCTACCAGGAAGTGTTAGATGTAATGACTAAATTAGGCTCTTACCTTATTTTAGAGCCTCCTATTAAAGAAGAACAGACACTGAATCAAAAAAGAATTGTAAGAGAGCCTCTTGATTTGTCAAAATACCCTCATAAAGTCCTTGTAAGCGTGCCTACAGGTTCACGTTTTTGGCATAAACATCTTCGAAAAACCTATCTTATCCCTTGTAATGCAACGGAACAAGTACTTCATCCAGGCCCATTATCTGGTATTAACTACACGACCTTTCTTAACATGAATGGAGTTTTTCCCTCTATTGACGAGATTGCGCCTTTAAGAGAAAATATCCCCGATTCCCTTTTTATGATTACAGGATCAGAATTGTTAAAACTCAAATAACATGGAGTGTTTTATGAAAAAGAATTTGTCTATACTTATAACGATTTGTTCATGTCTTAGCTTTGTAACACCCTCTCTTTGTATTGCAGAGTCTCTGCCTCCCATTAATTATTTGAAGGAAACATCTAAAGCTATCAGTAAAATTGCAAAGCAGAGCGTGTCTGCTGTGGTTTTTATTGAATCAGAGATGCCTTCTAGTAGTAAAGGAAGAGGTGAGGGGGAGATAGATCTTTTTAGGGATGATTTTTTTAATAAGTTTTTTGGAATGCCATCGCCTCACATGCGTCCTAAAAAGTCTAGTCCAGATATTGTAAGAGGTTCTGGTTTTTTGGTAAGTAAAGATGGTTATATTTTAACAAATAATCATGTTGTAGAGGATGCTGAAAAGATTAGCGTAACTTTATATGGTGGTAAAAAAGTAGAGGCCAAGCTGATTGGTAATGACCCCAAAAGTGATCTTGCAGTGATTAGGATTGAAGGGGATTCCTATCCTTTTCTTACACTTGGAGACTCAGACCAAGTAGATATTGGCGAAATTGTGATGGCAATTGGTAATCCATTCGGATTAGATGCAACTGTTACACTGGGTGTTGTGAGCGCTAAGGGAAGAAATGATCTTCATTTGACAGACTTTGAAGATTTTATACAGACAGATGCTGCAATTAATCCAGGTAATTCTGGAGGGCCCCTCATTGATGCGGATGGAAATGTTATTGGTATTAATACAGCAATTGTAAGTGGTTCTAGTAACGGAGGCTCCATGGGTATTGGCTTTGCGGTGCCAAGTAGTATGGCGCAGCGCATTATGGATCAATTAATTAAAACAGGAGAAGTGGTTCGAGGGTATTTGGGCGTCTCTATGCAGCCAGTGGATGAAAATTTGGCGGCATCGTTTAAGCTTGCAAAGCCACAAGGTGCGCTTGCAGCTGAAGTTGTTAAGGATTCTCCTGCAGAGAAAGCTGGCTTAAAGCAAGGTGATATCATCGTAGCTTTTAATGATAACCCTGTTGATAACATAAGTGCTTTTAGAAATAGTGT from the Chlamydiales bacterium genome contains:
- the pcnB gene encoding polynucleotide adenylyltransferase PcnB, which codes for MQPDIYTAKNHPIRQEKIDKDAMYVMAKLQQAGFIAYLVGGSVRDLALGITPKDFDIVTSAKPEEIKRLFTNCLLIGRRFRLAHLRFGKKIIEVSTFRSGDTSDGELILRDNVWGTPEEDVLRRDFTINGLFYDPQEHSVIDYVGGCKDLSKHLLRTIGPPDIRFKQDPVRMLRLLKFRARFGFQVEKQTAHALYQCREELFKSAPARVLEEFFKMLESAAATSFLRILDDSDFLQILLPHFATFLQNENKERFFAYIHAADECIKTDKTSITDRAVLLTTLFFPLLEQKITSYLQTNDGMPPHFTEILTMTDLLIHEVTSTAFFQIPKRLRFLTQFILCTQYRLTPIDNKRITRYRITKHPDFPLSLQFLHLRTHVHPELKEPYSHWKKLVKHSHKHEKHA
- the glmM gene encoding phosphoglucosamine mutase, giving the protein MKHEKKPLKLFGTDGVRGAANQFPMTVEIALALGRAAGKIFNRHNGKQKVVIGKDTRLSCYMFENALIAGLCSMGVDTLMVGPLPTPGVAFITRAYRADAGIVISASHNSFGDNGIKFFSSEGFKLPEKVEEEIEMLIALNQFEEFLPPSHLVGKNTKIIDADGRYIEFAKGTFPKKLSLKNLKIVLDCAHGAGFRVAPLIFQELDAKVYVYGNAPNGLNINSHCGSLHPEVVQKAVIEHTADVGIALDGDADRVIMVDENAQIVDGDTLLGICAYDFKKRGLLRNNKVVGTVMSNYGFLKSMKDLGIDVVCSQVGDRFVIQDMIQHDANLGGEQSGHLIFLDYNTTGDGLVSALQVLRIMIETDSKLSDLAMIVKRYPQSLISVKVTSKPPLDSMEEVVEVIARVKAQLGDAGRVLVRYSGTENVCRVMVEGQKHKLAFEMANEIANVITAKIG
- a CDS encoding Bax inhibitor-1/YccA family protein, with the translated sequence MGLTERDYVFGQASSQMALSSFTTKVYGWMTAGLALTAAVAYFIYASELYQTLMPMWWFWGIATFGIAMVITTMLQKLSVPALALLFLGYSALEGVFFGTLLPGYAAAFGGGVIWSAFAVAAIVFLMAAVYGVFTKSDLTKIGRILSFAVVGLIAVTLLYFILSFFIQLTWMNLLISYIGLIVFVGLTAFDAQQIRMMSYQASGDTILVHKLSLVMALRMYINVIMVFWYLLQIFSSSRR
- the ftsY gene encoding signal recognition particle-docking protein FtsY, whose translation is MFKFIKTSYSKVKGAFGKTSSLFQHKIQELFKGSIHEGTIDELERLLYEADLGVATTSLLIAKVKSELQANKGLDSTKITAILKEELTCELKKYSSDMEEATNNGPVVVLVVGVNGSGKTTSVAKLAHHYQLAGKKVLIAAGDTFRAAAVQQLELWAQRLHIDIVKSAPKSDPSAVVFDAITAGIARSCDVVIIDTAGRLHVKTDLMQELQKIRRVCTKVLPESPHETLLVLDASIGQNALDQARTFHKYTPITGIILTKLDGTPKGGIVIAIQKELGIPVKMIGIGEGLEDLQPFNAEEFVSALFG
- the sucC gene encoding ADP-forming succinate--CoA ligase subunit beta, yielding MYLHEYQAKELLRKWGIFIPEFAIASNSDEVKKALFDLKLSEAVIKAQVHAGGRAKAGGVQIVKGKEAIILAAKEMIGLRIVNEQTGKNGKVVHQVLITAPVVVQKEYYIALLIDFKVAEPYILVSKEAGIDVEEKMQKDPNSFLKVYFSLDGKVTASDLEKIGLFMGWQDDLRDIGCQFITQLADAFISMDATLLEINPLALTEENKLIPLDVKLSIDDNALFRHEELQALYDPSQFTTREVLANMHNFSYVPLQGDIGCMVNGAGLAMATMDIIDYFGGSPANFLDIGGSATKDRVAEGFKILIKDAKVRAILVNIFGGIMDCMVIAEGIIQALKELYVGLVKKQKSIPIIVRMEGTNRDKGCYLLAQSKFNVTIADGLEDAAKKAVIAAGIL
- the sucD gene encoding succinate--CoA ligase subunit alpha, producing the protein MSILVNKHTRIITQGISGKAGYFHTEQSLKYGSKIVGGVVPGKGGTLILDLPVFDTVFDAKRVLECNASMIFVPAPFAAKAILEAEEAGIELIICITEGIPINDMLFVKRVMSKSKTSKLIGPNSPGIITPGECRMGIMTGYIHQKGSVGIVSRSGTLNYEAALQITRAGLGQSTCVGIGGDPVVGVNFVDILKLFEKDPQTKSILMIGEVGGTLEEEAAEWIKGHATKPIVAFIAGSMAPTGHRMGHAGAIVQRDLGSAKQKIDALRRAGVAVTLNPAAMGQTLLKVVK
- a CDS encoding M50 family metallopeptidase produces the protein MMNLKIPLRIHPFFWLFAALIGFLNSNEPIQILVWVFIIFISVLIHECGHALTAKLFQQSVHIELFAFGGMTYREGRKLKLWEEFLVVLCGPLAGFLLFLLGYFLLPHIGDKQSLLFFSVNILTIINFLWTCLNLIPVLPLDGGQLLRIVLEKIIGFKAIKITHLISLFLATGLTFLFLVEGQIFVGILFFMLAFMSYRSFKDSKLMSVQDQNADLQRLFEDAEKKLLLGMKREAFEDFQKVRKLSSSGVIYNIATETSALILLEESANDPEKKALAYQCLCSLPSVSAEVLPRFHALAFEYDNYQKTVELAEEAFQLQPTGDTALITAKAYAALKMSEPAVGWLECALSEGVVDIDKILKNSEFDLIRDNIEFKHFVDSIQGV
- a CDS encoding DUF1698 domain-containing protein, producing the protein MGCQTREGEVFYQDVWVDGKPIFYGGRECEFRYFAIRKFFKKFKRPVKVLDIGANMGYFSLRLAEEFQGCFVMVEGVEHIAQALLKLCKLNRNGKAILLKRKLALHDLKMLAEVEHFDVVLGLSIIHHFEEPYQEVLDVMTKLGSYLILEPPIKEEQTLNQKRIVREPLDLSKYPHKVLVSVPTGSRFWHKHLRKTYLIPCNATEQVLHPGPLSGINYTTFLNMNGVFPSIDEIAPLRENIPDSLFMITGSELLKLK
- a CDS encoding Do family serine endopeptidase gives rise to the protein MKKNLSILITICSCLSFVTPSLCIAESLPPINYLKETSKAISKIAKQSVSAVVFIESEMPSSSKGRGEGEIDLFRDDFFNKFFGMPSPHMRPKKSSPDIVRGSGFLVSKDGYILTNNHVVEDAEKISVTLYGGKKVEAKLIGNDPKSDLAVIRIEGDSYPFLTLGDSDQVDIGEIVMAIGNPFGLDATVTLGVVSAKGRNDLHLTDFEDFIQTDAAINPGNSGGPLIDADGNVIGINTAIVSGSSNGGSMGIGFAVPSSMAQRIMDQLIKTGEVVRGYLGVSMQPVDENLAASFKLAKPQGALAAEVVKDSPAEKAGLKQGDIIVAFNDNPVDNISAFRNSVSMMAPGTKLKLKIIRDGKEEFITITIGSYPEAEKLASKEITSKLGFSVEELTSDLSSRLGYTAEKGVVVTKVIPGSLAELAGIKAGSLIISVDRKEVASVGEFEKAMKESYPNHRVLLLVKQGPYVRFVSLKFDE